A stretch of Lates calcarifer isolate ASB-BC8 unplaced genomic scaffold, TLL_Latcal_v3 _unitig_5489_quiver_634, whole genome shotgun sequence DNA encodes these proteins:
- the man2a1 gene encoding LOW QUALITY PROTEIN: alpha-mannosidase 2 (The sequence of the model RefSeq protein was modified relative to this genomic sequence to represent the inferred CDS: deleted 2 bases in 2 codons), translating into MVMKRSRVLAVLVGGVFCVAVMSLYRMLELMQGAELQRGGDTPAGQMDEDLSRLQEKIDRLERLLSDNNRLVATLRDSLVNRKASWETGRRGANVSSDTLSGCRLVEEMKDGTDGVQLLHVYDLLTFDNPDGGAWKQGFEIRYQENEWDETPLELFLVPHSHNDPGWLKTFNSYYQDQTKHILNNMLIKLSEDHRRKMIWAEISYFSKWWNDIDEQKREMVKRLVGAGQLELVTGGWVMPDEANSHYFALLDQLMEGHQWLQKHLGVRPSSGWAVDPFGHSPSMTYLLKGAGLNNMVIQRVHYAVKKHFARQQTLEFLWRQSWDSSPRSDITCHMMPFYSYDVPHTCGPNPAVCCQFDFHRLPGGRVFCPWRIPPQPITEQNVRERALLLLDQYRQKSRLFRSPVLLVPLGDDFRFTESSEWDAQFRNYQKLFDYFEQHPELHIKARFGTLSDYFEALHRRLNATGTTLPTLRGDFFTYADRDDHYWSGFFTSRPFYKRLDRALESTLRATEILFSLTLADMRRFRGDGRLVADFPGHEHFRRLTEARRNLALFQHHDAVTGTARDPVVVDYGTRLFHSILNLRQVLQSSAHWLLLLDKSQYHHDQSKPFLQMDDVMSAQDALPQKTPLVLSDAPRSLIIFNPTEQLRTSVISVVIDSPDARVIEAETGRPMTAQISAVWAEPSRASADSFQLSFVAELPPLSLAVYHVTKAPAGSAHRAQYTFHRHGNPPTVRSEHFQVSSPQGPEADAPLSLSNKHVQIWSSQETGLLQKLRLQSGLVRQVQVQFLWYGTRSGVNRDKSGAYLFLPGEEGAQLYSSSEPPLIRVSRGPVFSDITSCFRHFTHTLRLLHLDGHAGRSLEISNMVDIRSEVNRELAMRLVSNVANGNRFYSDLNGFQMQQRRTLEKLPLQANFYPMTSASFLQDSSSRLSLLSAQSQAVASLRPGDWRLVLDRRLQQDDNRGLGQGVTDNKLTASLYHLLLEDRRGGAQEVGGASVEHLSLLAHLTSLSLCHPPITMVAPSDSQLPKLRPFRPLRSSLPCDVHLLNLRTLEDAQEAESPSQEVALLLHRKGFDCSSAPEPMPQCTWSVHEEVNLDDLFSPLQFRSVRRSGLTLLREHDEPESARQQQPRITRLRPMEISAYRVEID; encoded by the exons ATGGTGATGAAGAGGAGTCGGGTGTTGGCGGTGCTGGTGGGCGGAGTCTTCTGCGTGGCAGTGATGTCACTGTACCGCATGCTGGAGCTGATGCAGGGGGCGGAGCTGCAG AGGGGCGGGGACACACCTGCAGGACAGATGGATGAG GATTTGTCCCGCCTCCAGGAGAAGATTGACAGGTTGGAGCGTCTCCTCAGCGATAACAACCGTCTGGTCGCTACGCTGCGGGACTCTCTGGTCAACCGCAAAGCATCGTGGGAaacaggaaggagaggggcCAACGTGAGCTCAGACACACTGTCTGGCTGCCGATTGGTCGAAGAGATGAAGGACGGAACTGATGGTGTtcag CTGCTCCATGTTTACGACCTCCTGACCTTTGATAACCCCGACGGCGGCGCCTGGAAACAGGGATTTGAAATCCGTTACCAAGAAAACGAGTGGGACGAGACGCCGCTGGAACTTTTTCTGGTTCCACACTCGCACAACGACCCTG gttgGTTGAAGACCTTCAACAGTTACTATCAGGACCAAACCAAACACATCCTGAACAACATGTTGATCAAACTGAGTGAAGATCACAG GAGGAAGATGATTTGGGCAGAGATCAGTTATTTCTCTAAATGGTGGAACGACATCGACgagcagaagagagagatggtCAAACG GCTGGTGGGGGCAGGGCAGCTGGAGCTGGTGACGGGCGGCTGGGTGATGCCGGACGAAGCAAACTCTCATTACTTCGCTCTGTTGGATCAGCTGATGGAGGGACACCAGTGGCTGCAGAAACACCTGG GTGTGAGGCCGAGCAGCGGCTGGGCCGTGGATCCGTTTGGCCACTCCCCCTCTATGACCTACCTGCTGAAGGGGGCGGGGCTTAACAACATGGTCATCCAACGAGTTCACTACGCCGTCAAAAAACACTTTGCACGGCAACAGACGCTGGAGTTTCTATGGCGACAGAGCTGGG ACTCCTCCCCCCGCAGTGACATCACGTGTCACATGATGCCCTTCTACAGCTACGATGTGCCGCACACGTGCGGTCCGAACCCGGCGGTCTGTTGTCAG TTCGACTTCCACCGCCTGCCGGGGGGGCGGGTCTTCTGTCCGTGGAGGATACCgccacagccaatcacagagcagaaCGTCCGGGAGCG AGCCCTCCTCCTGTTGGATCAGTACCGTCAGAAGTCTCGTCTCTTTCGTTCTCCGGTTCTTCTCGTTCCTCTCGGTGACGACTTCAGGTTCACCGAATCGAGCGAGTGGGACGCTCAGTTCAGAAACTACCAGAAACTGTTTGACTACTTCGAGCAGCACCCAGAGCTCCACATCAAG GCTCGGTTTGGGACTCTGTCAGATTACTTTGAGGCTCTTCATCGGCGTCTGAACGCCACAGGAACGACTCTGCCGACACTGCGCGGCGACTTCTTCACCTACGCCGACCGTGACGATCATTACTGGAGCGGGTTCTTCACCTCCAGACCGTTTTACAAACGTCTCGACAGAGCGCTGGAGTCCACGCTCAG AGCGACAGAAATCCTCTTCAGCCTGACGCTCGCTGACATGCGTCGTTTCCGTGGCGACGGTCGTCTGGTCGCAGATTTTCCTGGTCACGAACACTTCCGGCGTCTGACGGAAGCGAGGCGGAACCTGGCGCTGTTCCAGCACCACGACGCCGTCACCGGCACCGCCCGCGACCCCGTGGTGGTCGACTACGGCACCAG GTTGTTTCACTCCATCCTGAACCTGCGCCAGGTGCTGCAGAGCTCCGCCCACTGGCTGCTCCTATTGGACAAAAGCCAGTACCACCACGACCAATCGAAACCCTTCCTGCAAATG GACGATGTGATGTCAGCTCAGGACGCTCTGCCCCAGAAGACGCCACTCGTGCTCAGTGATGCACCCAG GTCGTTGATCATCTTTAACCCGACAGAACAGCTACGAACATCTGTCATCAGCGTCGTCATCGATTCTCCGGACGCTCGTGTCATTGAAGCAGAAACAGGTCGACCAATGACTGCGCAGATCTCAGCGGTGTGGGCGGAGCCAAGCCGAGCGTCTGCAGATTCTTTCCAG ctcTCCTTCGTCGCTGaacttcctcctctgtcactcgCTGTGTATCATGTGACCAAAGCGCCGGCTGGCTCCGCCCACCGGGCACAGTATACCTTCCATCGCCACGGCAACCCGCCGACCGTCCGCTCTGAACACTTCCAGGTGTCCAGCCCCCAAGGGCCTGAGGCCGACGCCCCTCTGTCGCTTAGCAACAAGCACGTCCAAATATGGAGCTCCCAGGAAACCGGTCTCCTGCAG aAGCTCCGTCTGCAGTCCGGTCTGGTCCGTCAGGTCCAGGTCCAGTTCCTGTGGTATGGGACCAGGAGCGGAGTGAACCGGGACAAGAGCGGGGCCTACCTGTTCCTGCCAGGGGAGGAGGGAGCCCAG CTCTACTCGTCCTCAGAGCCCCCCCTGATTAGGGTCTCCAGAGGTCCCGTCTTCtctgacatcacttcctgtttccgTCACTTCACTCACACGCTCCGCCTCCTCCACCTGGACG GGCATGCTGGGAGGTCCCTGGAGATTTCCAACATGGTGGAcatcaggtcagaggtcaaccgCGAGCTCGCTATGCGACTCGTCAGCAACGTCGCCAACGGCAACCGTTTCTACTCTGACCTCAATGGTTTCCAG ATGCAGCAGCGGCGGACTCTGGAGAAGCTCCCCCTGCAGGCCAACTTCTACCCGATGACGTCGGCGTCGTTCCTCCAGGACTCGTCGTCTCGTCTGTCGCTGCTATCAGCTCAGAGTCAGGCCGTCGCTTCGCTCAGACCAGGTGA TTGGAGGTTGGTATTGGACCGGCGGCTGCAGCAGGATGATAACCGCGGCCTCGGTCAGGGCGTCACCGACAACAAGCTGACGGCGAGTCTGTaccacctgctgctggaggacaGGAGGGGCGGGGCTCAG GAAGTGGGAGGAGCCTCGGTTGAACACCTGTCGTTGCTCGCTCACCTgacctcgctctctctctgccacccgCCAATCACCATGGTCGCCCCTAGTGACAGCCAGCTGCCAAAGCTCCGCCCCTTCCGTCCGCTCCGTTCGTCGCTGCCGTGCGATGTTCACCTGCTGAACCTGAGGACGCTGGAGGACGCACAG gaagcagaaagTCCGTCACAGGAAGtggctctcctcctccacaggaaGGGCTTTGACTGTAGCTCCGCCCCCGAGCCGATGCCTCAGTGCACGTGGAGCGTGCACGAGGAg GTGAATCTGGACgatctcttctctcctcttcagt